The DNA window TTGCCCAGGTAGCGCTTCCAGTGCTCGTTGGCGGCCACCGGATTGCCGTCGGGCCCCGGGAGCGCGCCCATGTTGACGTACTCGTTCCGGTAGACATCGGCGCCGGCGAAGAAGAACAACTTGTCCTTCACGATGGGGCCGCCGCCCTGGAAGGTCGCTTCCCAGCGCGACAGGACCTTCTGCGTTGACGCGAACTTGGCCTGGAGCGCCGGGCTGAGCGAGCCGAAGTTCTTGGCCACCCAGCTCTCGCGCGTGGTGAAGTAGTCGAACAGGCCGGAGAAGATGTTGCTGCCCGACTTCATGATCATGTTCGAGACCGTGCCGGTGAACTCGCCGTACTCGGCGTTCGCCCCGAGCGACACCACCTGCACTTCCTGCATCCAGCTGTAGTTGAGGGACGAGCTCTGGATGTTGCCCACGATCGCCGACGGAACGCCGTCGACCATCATGTTGTTGGCGTCGCGGAAGCCGCCGTGAGCCGTGCGGGTGGTCGTGATGCCTGGCGCCATGGCGAAGATTTCTTGGGGCCGGGTGGTGCGGTTGCCGAACGGAAGGTTCTGAAGGAACGTCTCGTCAACCTTCATCGTCGAGGCCGCCGTCTTCACGTCGACGACCGGTGTGGCGCCGGTGACGGTGACCGTTTCGGTCATGCTGCCGACGGCCACTGCGAGGTCGACGGTGACGGTGGTGCTCGCCGCCACCTGCAGGCCGGTCCGCTTGATGGTCTGGAAGCCCTGGAGCGCGGCTTCCACCGTGTAGACCCCGGGCGGCAGGTTGGAGAAGCGATAGGTGCCGTCGGCGCTCGTCACGGCGGTCTGCGCGCCGCCGACCATGTTGGGGCTCGTGAGCGTCAACGTGACGCCGGGCAGCACGCCGCCGCTGCTGTCCTTGATCGTGCCGATGATCTGCGACCGTGTCTGACCGGAGGCCGCTGGCGGGTTGATCGCACCAATCAGAATCACGCCCACGACCAGGATCATCCAACGTCTGCGCACGTGCATGCCACTTCTCCCTCTCGATGGGAACGACCGGCGCGCCCGCAGGATTGCGGGCGACGCGAGCACCAAAGCGGGCCGCCGGAGCCCTTCCCCGGACGACTCTTGCCGACACGACGCTGCTTCTACGACGTCACCGTCTTCATCGCGATCCCGCGAACGTGCGCATCGAATTACTCGCACTGGCGCGTCAACCGATCGAGCAGTTGGAAGGTCCCGCGAGTCCTTCCTGCCGCCGGGCGCGGACTGCCATTGATGCAAGACGAAGAGCACCGCGGTGCTGTCGGGGGAAATCACTGGCGACATCCTGTTGGCCGCCAGGTGGCCCGACGCGCTCGAGACGGGCATGGCGATCACGTCGTCGACGATCCTCTGCATGCTTGGTCCCCAGCGGTGGCGGCGAGCGGGTGTGCCGTGTGAATGCACGAAGATCGCGAGTATTATATACAATATTGCAGTGACATCAGGCGGCGCCGAGTGCTCGCGCACACTCCGGGCCGGGCGCATCGCGCGAGTAGTGCTGCTCGAGTCGCGCGGTCATACCCTCGAGCGTCGTTGGTGCGCCAGGGTAATCGGACGCAACGACCGGGTCTGTGGCGTACAGAATCCTGTTCTGGTACTTCAGGAGGAACGCGCGCGCCTTGTCGGGCGGCGGGATGACGACCGAGCCACGCCGCGAGGAGGTCGAGGGCGTACTCGAGGCTCGAATCGCTGGTCGTCGATCATGACGAAGCGGCCGTCCGGGTCTTCGAGCCTCATGCCGATATCTTTGGCGACCTTCACCGCGACGGCTTTGCGCGACAAGTCCGCCGCCACGGCGTCCAGCGTGGTCCGCTCCCAGTCAGGGCTGGCCCAGTTGGTCAGGTTGAAAGAAGTGGTTCAGTCGAACCGGCCGGGAAAGACCCGCCACGCCGGTCGACTGTGCAGTATATAATACATGATATCCCTGTTCCGGACGACCCCCCGATCCGGCCGCACGTCACCCGGCTCAGATCGTCGCCCCTGGAGGCACGGCTCATGCTCACGCGCGCGCTGTCTTCTCGCGGTCGCCGACGCCGCAGTCCTGGCCGCTGCTCATCTCCACAGCCAAACCACCCCCGCCGCCGGGGCACGCACCGACGACCGTCGTCGCCAGCACCGCGCCCTGCACCTGCATGAAGGACGGGCCCTGTGCCCGCGAACCGCGCGAACACCGCACGGCTGTCTGAAACAGCGCGGGTGCCCGTATGGCGATCCGAACAGGCATGAGACGTCGCGACTTCCTCAGCCTCGTCGGCGCCGGCACGGCCGGTGTCTGCTCACCCGCGTGGCGTGCCGCGTTCGGCGCACCGACTGCGCCGAGGACCCGCAAGCCGAACATCGTCTTCTTCCTCATGGACGGCCAGGACGGAAACGGCCATCGCTCAACCGGCTCGCGGCGAGCCGGTTGAACGTGACTCACAGCTAATCCGGGGAGTGGCTTCTGATGCGTGGTCGTTTCTCCAGGAACATTGTGTGGACCGCATGCGCGGTCGTGGCTGGCCTTTCCACGTCGGTGTCCGCGGCAGCGGCGGGCCCGCCGCCCGCCCCCCTTCTCAGGCCACCGGCCGTGCCGCTCGTCGTCCATGACCCGTACTTCTCGATCTGGTCCCCGGCCGATCGACTCACCGATGATGCGACGATGCACTGGACGGGAAAGCCCCAGCCGCTGACGTCGCTGATCCGGGTTGACGGCGTGCCGTATCGGCTGATGGGCGTCAGTCAAGGTGCCAGGACCACCGCGGCGCTGCTCCAGAAGTCGGTGATCGTCCATCCGACGCGCACGGTCTACACGTTCGCCAACGCGCAGATCCAGGTCACGCTGACGTTTCTCACGCCCTCGCTGCCGTCGAACCTGGATCTGCTCTCGAGGCCGGTCACGTATCTGATGTGGCAAGTCGCCTCGGCGGACGGCGCCAGCCATCGCGTCCAGGTGTACGTCGATTGCGGGGCCGAGATCGCAGTCGACACGCCCGAGCAGGCCGTCGGTCTCGACTATCCAGTGATCAGTGGCCTGCAGGTGGCCAGGATCGGTACACCCGAT is part of the Vicinamibacterales bacterium genome and encodes:
- a CDS encoding TonB-dependent receptor, producing MHVRRRWMILVVGVILIGAINPPAASGQTRSQIIGTIKDSSGGVLPGVTLTLTSPNMVGGAQTAVTSADGTYRFSNLPPGVYTVEAALQGFQTIKRTGLQVAASTTVTVDLAVAVGSMTETVTVTGATPVVDVKTAASTMKVDETFLQNLPFGNRTTRPQEIFAMAPGITTTRTAHGGFRDANNMMVDGVPSAIVGNIQSSSLNYSWMQEVQVVSLGANAEYGEFTGTVSNMIMKSGSNIFSGLFDYFTTRESWVAKNFGSLSPALQAKFASTQKVLSRWEATFQGGGPIVKDKLFFFAGADVYRNEYVNMGALPGPDGNPVAANEHWKRYLGKVNWSPATAVRIEGFIERDADDINPTATSMTSSVSNTSWIPKTLYNTRLTWTINDKTLYEARIGGLRTEQDFLPPARRTPSMVRTPTRTR